In the Hevea brasiliensis isolate MT/VB/25A 57/8 chromosome 8, ASM3005281v1, whole genome shotgun sequence genome, aatttctttttttttatttaaataaaaaattaaaaagtttaattttttaattttatgactaaagttcttaatttcttgatttaaactcaaaaatttaaaagtcaatttcttgatttttttaaaaaatttttgagctaaattgaacttaaaattaaaaattttgggctaaattaaacaaaaaaaattaaaaataggtTAAGTTGAACTTCCTTAATAAATACAGGGGTGTAATTGAGTTTTAAGCTCTTAATTTTTATATAGCTATTGTGCATAGCCAGATATGGCCACGGCTAGTTCCCCTGTGAACCGATTTGAAATCAACCTGGGTTAATGGTTCTAGGCCTTGAATTAGAATTAGGGGGTCAATTACTGTCCACTGAACTTGAATCGGAATCAACCCAAAACCGGTTtgatttaaactttttttttttaaattgtaatgGGTTTATATttgatttgttttaattttttacattAGAAGCTAAGTAAATGTATCTAAAAATTTATTATAGTTTGATAATACCAAGGTTTGAATCGAAATTGGaccaaaacctttttgaattagaACAATTTTCTAACTGTAACCATTTCGAACTGGGAAAATCCAGGCGGAACCCCCAGTGGCCGCCGAACCGCAGGCAATGACTAAAGTTAAGGTTCATCTTCAAGTGATGCTACACTGGCTCTTTTTACGTGGTTGATCACTATCTTTAAAAGTTAGAAGTTGAGATTTCCACAACTGAAAGTGAAGGGAATCTTTCTTTCTCAAAGTAATCCACTTCCTCTGCCTCAAATACTCTGCTTTAGTAAGATCAAGTCATTTACAGATTCTGTATGTTCCCTCTTCCTCCCTCTTCTTTAAAAACTCCAAGAATAAGCACATCAAGAAACATATTCTATAAGTCCCAATGAAGAGAGCAAGCTTTCTTCTAATCATTATTTCTATTCTAACCACCACCATTCCTGCTCATCTAGCCATTGGAAACGAACCCACAACCTCTACCTTTCAAGAATCCCAAAAAAATTGCTCCTATTCAATTGAGATTGAGACAACTCTTGCACCATCAGCTGGTACTAAAGATCACATCAGTGTTAGGTTCAGTGATCATCAGGAAACTTAATCATAGTGAAGCCTCTAAAGAATCCCAAGCTGTTATATGGTCCGAAGGGTTTTAGAAAGCAAGGTGGTTCATATGGAGGATTTGGGAGGTGTTCCATTGACATGTTTGAGGCAAATGGACCATGCATGAAACAGAGTGTTTGTTCATTGTACCTTAAGAAGGTTGGGTCTGATGATTGGAGACCAGGTTGGGTGAAGGTGCTTCATCAAGAGGGTAATGGTCATTTAGTGCCAGTTTCTTATACGTTCTATTTTAGAATATTTGTGCCAGGAAATGCGTGGTATGGTTTTGATTATTGTCACACTAAGGAGGGGTTTAAGCCTCAGGTTGCAAGTTTTGGTACAGATTAGCTAGTCCAAAAATGTTAAGTAATTTATTTAACAATAGTCATTAGCCTCCTTGCAGCCCTTGAGCTGTGAATGGgcacattaaaattgactcataTCTCTTCTGTATCTAAGGAAAAAGATGTGTGTGAGAACATAATAAAAAGGTGAGAATTTTCAAAAGCCAAACACGCCCTTAATGTCATAAGATGGAACCCACATTATTTCTTTGAATATAAGTATAATTTTCACTTATAGTCACTCAACATAACATTTCTTTCTTAGAACTCCCTCAACTTCACTTTGAGTATCATTAAATTACTATGAATGAATATAAGCTagattaatttgaaattaaaattcacACAAGAATTCCAAATAGTTTGAAATTAAAGCTTAGTTGTTATACAACAGCGAAAGAGATTCCTGTAAAAGTTAACAGATCCACTTAGGAGTGAGCAGATTTCGGTCTAAACTAAAAAACCAACAGAACCGAGCCAATTTAGTTAAAttggtttgattttaaaattcaatctgtttggttcaatttataaattttgataatttcggttaattaGTTCGattctattatttttataaaaaaaaatcataccgaaccaaaattattaatatatatatatatatatatatatcaaggaaaccctaaaattttttagttttgatttttaagtttttttttttatgtttttattattgagatttaatgttgaaaatatgaaattttgcaAAATTCGATTTGATcggtaaaataaaaaaaaccgaaccaaaattatatatatatatatatatatatatatatatatatatatatatatcaaggaaacCCAAAGATTTTTGAGTTCtgatttctaagttttttttttatatttttgttattgagatttaatgttgaaaatataaaattttataaaattcgatTTGATCGATTTAAAACCGAACTGATATTTATCGGTTTGATTCAATTCAATTATCTCTTAATAATGGATTTGGttcgattttcaaaatttttgattTTCAGTTTTCGATTTTATCAATTCGATTTAGTTCGAAACCGAACCGACCACTTCACACCCCTAGATCCACCAAGAAGATAGCAAAGTTGTATTCATAGCCTTAATTACAGAAAAGGATAATTGTCAAAACTAATAGCTTCACTGAAAAGATGGCAAAGATCGATTATAGCTTTAATTAGATAACAGAAAACCAACTACAAACAATTATGAAAGCCAGCATTATACAAAAGAATAACGGTATTTAAGGCTTTTATACCATCTCACCATCGAAGACCCCCACTAtgagaaagggaaaaaaaagggTTGACATAAATTTGAAAGTATAGGACTATAAACAGTGTTTACACATCCTACAAAAAAGGCCAGCACCCTATAAATCATTTTATCAAGAATTCTTGCGCATAATCAGGACTGGCAAGGAGGTCAAAAGGTTTGGTGCCTATAGTGTCTTTTAGGATTGTAATTTGACCTTCTTTGAGAAGTACGTCTTCATCAAGGGCCTCTATCTTCTTCTTCAAGATGCTAACCTCTGAATTCAAAAGCATATTTTTCTCATTGTATTGCTTCACTTCCTCCCACATCATATCTCTCTCCTCTGAAACTTTGGGTAGAATACCCCTTACTATTGTTAGCTCCTTCATTGATTCTTGGAGGTCATTTTGAAGCCGACTCATATTCTCATCCTTCTTCCGCATCTGTTACAAAGAAGAAATGATTAGTGCTGCATTTTTttattgaaaagaaaaagagaaaattcggAACTGATTAATGTtgcaaatttttaaagaaattgtAGGGCTTTGTCATTTTTGAAAAATGGAAAGCTTTGCAAAGGGTGGAAGCACCATACAGTACATGACATCAACTCCAAAACAATAATTGAGAAATAGGCAAATGCTTAATAAATACaactaaactcaactcaactaagactttatctaaaaaatttagggttgactatatggattctctttttctactctaaacgattttggattaaatccataaatgcttaataaataaaagaggcaaaTTCAAAAATCTACCAGGTATATAAATATTCAAACATGAATTAAAATGAGTTACAGTGTATAGTATTTTTATCTCATTTAAGCAACTCGCATATCTATTTTTTAAGCCACTGGCCAGTCTGGTCCATCAATTAAAATACCCAACCTCAGGTAATTGCGCCTTGAAAAATGAGGATTCAAACACTGGCATGCTGCATAGCAACATGGACAAAGCACCACAACTATGAACTGACATTGAATGTCGCATTTTTGCAGTAAAAGTGGATTACCTGAAGTTCAAAGTCTTTCAACTCATGGCTGACACAGGAAAGTTTGTCCATTGCATTCTGGACTTCACATTTGAGGATTTCATTACCTCTCACTGCTGCTGCCAGTTCTGCCTGTAACTGCTCAACCTCCATCTCTTTAGTATACAGTTTCTCTCTTAACAGACTTGTAAGCAAAGTTTCTGCTTTGAGCTCGGCTTTTAAGGTTTCCTATACAGATGAAAGGAAAAACCAATAATAGTATTGGTGATTGAAAACATGTCTATAAAGTCAACCCAAATCCTAGAACCACCTATATCAAAAAAATGGAACAATTGTCCCTGATTTAAGTCGCAGCTCACCTCTGAAGTTTGATGATTTAGTTTTGCAGAACCATCAGCATTAGTGCATGGCAACTCAAATTTTGACGCAACTGAACTGGACTTCTCCTGCAGCAAAGAAGATATCGTCTGCAAACTCCTCATTAGGTTCTCAGTTCCGCGCTTAAAGCCTTGAACTCTTACATCAGCTTCAACAACAAACTGCCCATCTAAACCATTTCTTATAAGTTCTATATCCTGCTTAGTTTCTGGAATATGGCCTGCTTTCCCTTTGATGAATTCCAATAACCTGGAGCATAGCTGTGTGCTCTCCTTTAGCATTGATAGCCCTTGATTTTGTAAGCAGCATATACGGGTCCACATTTCTTTATCTAGTTTGTATGTTAAAGCACCAATCTCTTCCCCATTGCACTTTAAGCGATTCAATAAGCCAATATTCTCATGTCGAAGAGAATCAATTTCAATCCTATGAGATTCTGCCTGCCTTCTCAAAGCCAATTCTGCCCCTGTCAACCTCATTTGCTCCATTTGCATTTTTGTCACACGCTTGTCAAACTCCTCCAATGACAGCTTCTTCTCAATTTCCTCACTATATGCTTCACGCAAACCCTCAACTGTCTTCTCTTGTTCTTTGCAAGTTCTTAACAATCTAGCAGTAGACTTCTGCAACTCTTTGCACTCCTTGTCCTTCTCTTCAAAATTCCGTTTGATGCAATTAAGATCTTCTTCTGCCACTTTATACTTATCTTGTAACTCAGAAAGATTTTCTATTAGTTCATGCTTCTCCTTGCTCACCTCTTCCAACTTTGAGGTCAGGTGTTTAAGCTGTTGCTCTGAATATGTAATCACACTTCTGCTTTCTGCTTCCCTCTCACTAAAAGAAGAGACTTCTCTCTGAAGGGAGACATTCTGCTCTGCAAGTTCTCTAACACGCTCACGAAGCCTATGCTCTTCTAACTGGTACTTTTCAAGCTTCAATGACCAGTCACTCGACCTTCTGTCTAACTCTTTTTCCAATGCAGACTGCAATTCACTCTTCTCCTTCTCTAGTCTTCGGGTCTGAGACTCCAATTCTGCCTTTGCCAATCTAAGTTCTTCCCTGGAAGCATCTCTCTCAGAAATTCTGCTGTTTAAAAGACTTGAAACCTCAATGGCCAAGCTTAGCCTATCCTCTGTTATGTTTCTAATATTCTGAATTAAGGATGGTATATCAAACCCGCCATCTAGAAAGCATTCTTGGTCAAGTTCCTCAGACAGAAGCAAGACCCTCTGCTCAGCTTCCTTAGATCTTCTCTGTAATTCCACATCTCCAGCATCTTCTGTTTGAACAGAGTTCATATCCCCAAAATTGTTCCCAAGTAAACCGGTTTTATTCTGAGAGCCTACAAAATCATCTCCATTGTAACTATTAATGGTTTCATAAGGTTCCTCCGGTGAGTAACTTTTTTGGAAAGGAATATCGATGTTTGAATCAACACATTTATTCATGGATCCAGCATAGATATCTTCAATCGTGATTGGGATATCATGGTTAAACTCCTTCAAACTTGATTTACGAAAAGAATGAGTTTGGGAGAGTCTCTCAATGACATTTTTTGCAAGTCTCCTTGGAGATTCATGACCAAATCCATTCTCCACCCAATCTCTGGAAGAAAAATGAAGGCGGGGACCTTTAGCTTCCCTAAATGACTGAGACCTGTGTTTATCATTGATACCATCTGTTGGTGACGCAGGAGCTGTATATTGAACTCGTGGCGGAAGCTTTCCTCCAGCATTTCTATTCGCAGCAAAATTTCTTTGGAGAGCAGTGTTTTTGGGCTTACTTCTCTCTTGCTGATGCTCTCCATCAATGTAGCGGTCCAAAACTTTGCTTGAGATATTACTAGAAGTAGAACTTCCTGATGAATCATGATGAGATTTAGAAGAACCGGAAGAACCAGATCTGTCTTGTCCATATGCATTTTGAATAGTTGTTGATTCAAACCGCTTTGCTTTGGCTTGCCTCTCAGGTGTAATAGCCCGCCTCCTAGCATAAATAGAATGCCCACTAAATTACTCACAGGAACAAATTATTGATAAGCCATTGCTACTCAGAGAAACTttagaaatataaaattaaaccgTCAACAAATCCATGTTATTACGTACTAGGGAATCAAATATCTCACCGAGATTGATGATCACATCGCTGATGAGCAGCACTGTTAATGCTACTAGAAGGAGATCTACTTTGATCATCTATGCAAGAAAAATCTCTTTGCTCCAGTCCATCAACAAGAAAGCCAGCTGATGACATTGAGCGGCTCCTTCTAAGATATGAACTCGTGCTGGAGCTAGTAGGATTATCATAAACTTGCTTTCGAGACTTTGAGAACAAGCCCTTGGGACTCCGTAAGCTGTTGTCAGCCTTATCACCTCCATGACTGTTCAACCCAGTCTCCAATGGGATATCCCAATAAACTTGTTTATCAGTTGATGGCAGAGAACCATTATTGTTGTTTCCATTGTTGGAGGAAGAAGATCTGAAAAAGAATAGCTTCTTCATCTGTGTATACAAACAGTTATCTGTAGGTCATGAAAAACAGTGTCTCCTATCCCAGTCTTTTCTAGCCAGTTCTGATGAAATACGGGGCTCAATGAACCTGGAGTACaattatttaaacaaaaataagAATGGAGAAAAACAAATTATCAAATGCATTAGCATCATTGAGATTGCTGGAGAGTGAGACAGGTAAAAGCAGATGTGAGGATGATAGACCTTGACTCAAAAACAACTGCATACAACTTGGCAAGTTCTCTGTAAAGTTTTTCCCCCCCTCAAGCCAGTACATTAAGATTTAAGATATCTGAcagaggaaaaagaaaagcatGCAACTAAGCGGAGATAATTATGAATGGCAGCTGAAGCAATGGGAAAGAACCATATGATATGAATCATGATGCATTAATAATTTTGGTTTAAATGAGAAAAAAGAGAAAGGAAAACATCTAGCAGGAGGAAAatgaatataattaaaaaaaaatcagaaataaTATGCCAAAACCAATAGAGATCGTCTTCTCAACAAACTACAAAATAAAGTATTAAAACTGTCACAAGATTATGTTCATAGGGGAAAAAACAAACAACTAACAACCTTAGAACCAAAAAATACTAGATGTTAACAAATGCAATCTTAATTAATAAATTGAGAATCAAATACACATAACCTAAACAAGATTAAGATTTCAGAGCTAATCCTAATAAGGTTACTAGCCTTTTGAAGGTCAGATCGACTGCTATAATTCAGACTTGAAATGAAAAGATAAATAGGAAAGCAGCAGAACTAAACCAGTCAAAAGCCagaatcaatttcataaaaataaattaatacaaaCAAATTGGCGTCTCTCCAGGATTAGCTTGCAAAGATCTACTCGTGCATGCTTGCACACGCACACTCAcagataatatataattttaacaaCGACAAAGCAAGGTTTTGAAATTGAAAGTCATAATACCGTTGACACTTGATAGCTCAGCATTAAATAagcgaaaaaaaaaatgatgtatAGCCATAAATATATTAACAAATGATATTTTATATAGAAAAGGAGCTATGGATTAGAGTTCAGCAAACCAAACTTGTAGTAAAAAATTATAGAACACAAAACAGAATCATAATAAAATACAATGATGTCAAGGCTTCTGATTGAATCTCATTTCAGCAAAACCCTAAAAATACCAAAATTACCCTCACCATTTTCAATTACCCTAAAACTCCTTATCTCCCAATAATCAAACACTTAGCCTTAAAATAATTACATAGAGTCTGACACCACCAACACTACCACTTACTATAAACTTTTTATCTCTTGAACAAATAAGCACAATCCCTAAATTGATTTTGCAAAATCCCTTCAACTTGAAATAACTAGTACATAAGTTTAGGGGGaaaacaataataatttaaaaattcatttctAAAGTACTTTCTTTTTCTGGCAGACATTTATTTCCTGTGCTTCAGTGATAAATAGAGAATATCCAAAAGATCTGTCTGGTCCtcagaaaatcaaaagaaaacaacacaCACAGTTACCAGTAGTTTGAATTTCCAATAAAATTTCAGTcaaagcaagaaagaaagaacaacaaattcagaaaaaaaaaaaagaaaaagaaaagggtaGCGTGCAAAATAAAACTTACTCCAATTTTCTCGGCAACCAAACagagatagaaaaaaaaaaaaagaaacttcaCTTAAAAGTTCCTTACACTTCTCTTTCTAACGGTAATAAAAAACCCACTTAAAAGTAAcagaatacaagaaaaaaaattcaaaaaaaccaCACAAACATTTATGACCATTTCTtggatttctttaaaaaaaaattaaagaatgggAGAAAATCTAATCTTGAAGTTAATGACTTACCATCATTGGCGAGATACTAAACCTTCACAGGGAAATTCAAAGcccaaaaattcaaaaaaaaaaaagaacccagAAACGGAAATTTAAGAAAACTATTACTAATTAATGAGTTTTCAAAGAAGAGTACGAAAATCAAAAGGAAATCTTACTGGGGTCCCAGGTGGTGTAACGCCGTCAACGGCCGGCGGGTAAACAGAGGTTGAAATTGTAGAACCAGTGGCTTTGGAGTGTAGTTAACGGTGACGGAAACTAAGACAAACAGAGAGAGATAAAGGTTCTTGTTTGAGCAGTGAAAGAAACAGAGGAACACAGAGAGAGGGCCAAATGTATTAATTAGATAGAGAAATGAAGGAGAAAATAgggaagggcaatttggtcagaaAATGGAATTTAAAAATATTTGGGATGCCGCGTAAAAAGCGGAGGAGGAGCGGGGGTTTGATGGAATGGAATTCTGATTCAATACGGAGATGTAAAAGTGGAACCCACTCCCACTgatagtgattttttttttttttttacaattaaacaaatttaaatccaatttaatataataaaaacatCTTAATAAATTGATCTGCATggcataaatatttattttaaatttggaCACATGTCACATTTGAGGATTGGTATGTTAGATTTTGAAATTagattgaaattaattttattaaattcaaaattaaaattaattaatgatttatgatttgaattgaattttttttaaatcgaTTTTGATCTCTCTCactttgaattttaaattaaattactttaatattaataatttaatttgatttaaattaattttttaagaatttttttaaaaaataattattttattgacTTAACTTCGATTAAATTAATATTACTAGGCGTTTAATTCAAAATTCTAAACCAACCATCCATCCATCCATCAACCGAAAAAATAAAGTTGGAAATTTTTTATTTTGGTGTTTATAAattttgtatttataaattaattttatcaaatattgtataatattattctcatttaatttttaaaatttcattataaattttatttattatttttttaaataattttaataataaatatacttacAATCTATTTTTATTAAACACATGAGCACTTTAATCAAATAcataactaattaaaattttaaatgtttacaaatttaaattaacataTAAATTGATTTCCATAAATTAAGTTAAATGCCCTCttaaaaatactttttttttaatttgaaaattttcattttaaaagaaataaaaaataattatatgaaaatttaattaattttttttatacatgatttattttaaaataaaaacttTTAAAAGCTT is a window encoding:
- the LOC110650487 gene encoding uncharacterized protein LOC110650487, with the protein product MKKLFFFRSSSSNNGNNNNGSLPSTDKQVYWDIPLETGLNSHGGDKADNSLRSPKGLFSKSRKQVYDNPTSSSTSSYLRRSRSMSSAGFLVDGLEQRDFSCIDDQSRSPSSSINSAAHQRCDHQSRRRAITPERQAKAKRFESTTIQNAYGQDRSGSSGSSKSHHDSSGSSTSSNISSKVLDRYIDGEHQQERSKPKNTALQRNFAANRNAGGKLPPRVQYTAPASPTDGINDKHRSQSFREAKGPRLHFSSRDWVENGFGHESPRRLAKNVIERLSQTHSFRKSSLKEFNHDIPITIEDIYAGSMNKCVDSNIDIPFQKSYSPEEPYETINSYNGDDFVGSQNKTGLLGNNFGDMNSVQTEDAGDVELQRRSKEAEQRVLLLSEELDQECFLDGGFDIPSLIQNIRNITEDRLSLAIEVSSLLNSRISERDASREELRLAKAELESQTRRLEKEKSELQSALEKELDRRSSDWSLKLEKYQLEEHRLRERVRELAEQNVSLQREVSSFSEREAESRSVITYSEQQLKHLTSKLEEVSKEKHELIENLSELQDKYKVAEEDLNCIKRNFEEKDKECKELQKSTARLLRTCKEQEKTVEGLREAYSEEIEKKLSLEEFDKRVTKMQMEQMRLTGAELALRRQAESHRIEIDSLRHENIGLLNRLKCNGEEIGALTYKLDKEMWTRICCLQNQGLSMLKESTQLCSRLLEFIKGKAGHIPETKQDIELIRNGLDGQFVVEADVRVQGFKRGTENLMRSLQTISSLLQEKSSSVASKFELPCTNADGSAKLNHQTSEETLKAELKAETLLTSLLREKLYTKEMEVEQLQAELAAAVRGNEILKCEVQNAMDKLSCVSHELKDFELQMRKKDENMSRLQNDLQESMKELTIVRGILPKVSEERDMMWEEVKQYNEKNMLLNSEVSILKKKIEALDEDVLLKEGQITILKDTIGTKPFDLLASPDYAQEFLIK